One segment of Pseudomonas sp. FP2196 DNA contains the following:
- a CDS encoding deoxyguanosinetriphosphate triphosphohydrolase, with protein sequence MDWQTLLNRERLGKPLYSPQELGRSPFHKDHDRIIFSGAFRRLGRKTQVHPVTSNDHIHTRLTHSLEVSCVGRSLGMRVGETLRSALPDWCDPADLGMVVQSACLAHDIGNPPFGHSGEDAIRHWFQQAAGRGWLDGMSEAERGDFLNFEGNAQGFRVLTQLEYHQFDGGTRLTYATLGTYLKYPWTARHADSLGYKKHKFGCYQSELPLLEQIAHKLGLPQLEDQRWARHPLVYLMEAADDICYALIDLEDGLEMELLEYAEVESLLLGLVGDDLPETYRQLGPQDSRRRKLAILRGKAIEHLTNAAARAFVEQQDALLAGTLHGDLVEHMHGPAKRCVLNAKDIARKKIFQDKRKTLHEIGAYTTLEILLNSFCGAALEQHNGRTPSFKSRRILDLLGNNAPDPQGSLHTSFLRMIDFIAGMTDSYASDMALEMTGRSSH encoded by the coding sequence TTGGATTGGCAAACACTGCTCAACCGCGAACGCCTCGGAAAGCCGCTGTACAGCCCGCAAGAGCTTGGCCGCAGCCCTTTTCATAAAGACCATGACCGCATCATTTTCTCGGGAGCTTTCCGTCGCCTGGGCCGTAAAACCCAAGTGCACCCGGTCACCAGTAATGATCATATCCACACACGCCTGACCCACTCGCTGGAAGTCAGCTGCGTGGGCCGCTCGCTGGGCATGCGCGTTGGCGAAACCCTGCGCAGTGCCCTTCCCGACTGGTGTGATCCTGCCGACCTGGGCATGGTTGTGCAGTCGGCCTGCCTGGCTCACGACATCGGCAATCCGCCGTTCGGCCATTCCGGTGAGGACGCCATTCGCCACTGGTTTCAGCAAGCGGCCGGGCGTGGCTGGCTGGACGGCATGAGCGAAGCCGAGCGCGGTGACTTCCTTAATTTCGAAGGCAATGCCCAGGGCTTCCGCGTGCTCACGCAGCTTGAGTACCATCAGTTCGACGGTGGCACCCGCCTGACCTATGCCACCCTCGGCACTTATCTGAAGTATCCGTGGACGGCTCGTCACGCCGACTCCCTCGGTTACAAGAAGCACAAGTTCGGCTGCTATCAGAGCGAACTGCCGCTGCTTGAGCAAATTGCCCACAAGCTCGGCCTGCCGCAACTGGAAGACCAACGTTGGGCGCGCCATCCTTTGGTGTACCTGATGGAGGCCGCTGACGACATCTGCTACGCGCTGATCGACCTCGAAGACGGTCTTGAGATGGAGTTGCTGGAGTACGCCGAAGTCGAATCCCTGCTGCTCGGCCTCGTGGGCGATGATTTACCGGAAACCTATCGCCAACTCGGCCCGCAGGATTCGCGGCGGCGCAAACTGGCAATCCTGCGCGGCAAAGCCATCGAGCATTTGACCAACGCCGCGGCGCGGGCCTTTGTCGAGCAACAGGACGCACTGCTCGCCGGTACGTTGCACGGCGATCTGGTCGAGCACATGCACGGCCCGGCCAAGCGGTGTGTGCTGAACGCCAAGGACATTGCGCGCAAGAAGATCTTTCAGGACAAACGAAAAACCCTGCACGAAATCGGCGCCTATACGACGCTGGAGATTCTGCTCAATTCGTTCTGCGGCGCCGCGCTGGAACAGCACAATGGGCGTACTCCGTCGTTCAAAAGCCGACGTATCCTCGATTTGCTGGGCAACAATGCGCCGGACCCGCAAGGTTCATTGCACACATCGTTTTTGCGCATGATCGATTTCATCGCGGGCATGACCGACAGCTACGCCAGCGACATGGCGC